Genomic DNA from Prunus persica cultivar Lovell chromosome G1, Prunus_persica_NCBIv2, whole genome shotgun sequence:
GGTTCAGATACCAAAAGCCCCAACAATCTTAAATGTTTCCTAGTTTGCTGAACAAGACACGTAAATAACTGTTGCAGGGGAATGGTGGCTAGGGTTGCTTAGGGGTGGCTGTAGAGATTCCAAGGATGGGTTGGGGGTGGCTCAGGAGGGGGAGACATAGGGAGAGagaatttgttttcataaagaaaatcttattttattttaaggagagtttgaggtttttttcctcaaattcttaaaaataattttataaaaaaataaatttatttttaaaattttaattataaaataagtgaaaaaatatgtgaaaatagcagcactctactTATTGTTATATGCCATGACGtttgaaattaaagaaaactcTACTACTTCTCTAATGAATTATATAGGGGCTATTTATAATATTCTAACCCTAAGGTCAAAaggaatttaaataaattaggaaacataaatcaaatcttaataaaatttgaaaaaataaaaatcctacTTAAATATGGGAAACTAAAAAATCCTACTACTCCGAAACTAAAAAAACCTgaaattagaaaattgatCACGTGCTATATATACTGACCGTGGAGCCGAAGTCTCAAAAGTTCGGACGACGGCGGGAATTTTGACTGGTAGTTGGCCCGTTTATGGCTACCGGTCCGGTCCCTTCACCGAAATCCCCAAAATCACCCCCGGattcaaaaatacaaaacaccCTCGTTTTTTCACCACtatcatgaagaaaaaaaatccccCAATCCACCCAAACATCGCGAAACGGAAGCTTCCTTTCTTCCGTGAGAAGTAAGGAAGAAACACGCAGGGCCATTTCCGGCATTAAAAAATTTCCGAAGCAGCGGACAGTTCCAGTCCTGTCGGTTTAAGCTGCTAAACAGAGCAAAGCCACACACCAAACACcaccccccccaaaaaaacaaagtacaAAGCTCAATCATTTGAATGCCAGCGGTAGGATCCAAACAGTGATCCAAAGCTCAGAACTTTCTAGGGTTTACTGAAACCGATCAGCAGCTCAAGAAATGCTCGTTTCGGCTCTGTTGACGTCGCTCGGAATAAACTCCGGCCTCTGTGTCTTGTTCTTCACGCTCTACTCTATCCTGCGAAAACAGCCCAGCAACTATGAGGTTTACATGCCGAAATTGCTCGCCGAAGGAGAATCCAACACGTCGAGTATTTTCAACATCGAACGGCTGATTCCGTCTCCCGATTGGGTCAAGACGGCCTGGCAGCTCACCGAGGACGATTTGTTGTCGTCCTCGGGATTGGACGCCGTCGTTTTTATGCGGCTTATCAATTTCAGCCTGAGagtgtttttgtttgctgGAGTGATTGGGGTCTTCGTTCTGCTTCCGATCAACTGCTCCGGAAATCAGCTTGAGTACGTTGACTTTACCGATCTGTCGAACAACTCTTTGGACGTGTTTACCATTTCAAATGTGAACAATGGCTCAAGCAAGTGAGTTTTTGCTCCAATTACTGTGAGGTTATTTCAAGCTGTTGATAGAGTTAGCAATTTGGAGCTCATgttgttaatttaatttctaattatAATATCCCTAGATTCTAATAATTCAATAATTAAGTTCCTAAAGTCTGAATTTTAATAAGAAAGATTTACCTAATCTTTGACTTGTGCTAATAAAGAcaggtttttctttcttgcatCCCTCATCAGTTAGTTTTCCTTCTATATTATAGCCATGTTAGGTGCAAAAGTTAACTTATTTATGCTGACTCTTTTTACAGGTTATGGATTCACTTTGTTGCTGTGTACCTTGTCACCATCTTTGTCTGCTGTCTACTTTATTATGTAAGTAAAGCTTGGTGTGTTGAAAACTTTGCTACCTATGCTTGGGAGATTCTGATGACAACGTCACAATTAACAGTTTATGGTGATCTTTGTAAGAGGCAAAGGTTGAAATGGATACTGAATAATACTTCATTCTGCAGgagtataaatatatttctCAGAGAAGGATCGACTATTTTCTTTCATCCAAACCTCAGCCACATCAGTTCACCATCTTAGTTCGTAGCATTCCTGTTTCTGCTGGGAGTGGTGTCAGTGAAAAAGTTGACAGCTTCTTTAGGGAGTATCACCCTTCAACATATCTGTCGCATATTGTTGTTCGTCGAACAAACAAGCTTCAAAGTCTCATTGTAAGCATTTTGTATGATTTCTATCTTCTGCTTTGATGTTTCtaagttttctgtttctctcAAGGATCCATAGAGTTAAGATACTGAGAAAGATCATGGTTGGATCTTATATTAAATTGCAGTTCATGCTTCAACATGTTTTTCTATGCTATACTTACATTTCTAACAGTTATATGTTTTCCTTATTCTTTAGAATGATGCGAAAAAACTATATACCAGGCTCATTCACTTGCAATCAGATCCCAACCAGCAAAAGTATAAACGTTCCAGTTGTTTTGGGTTGTTTGGACGCAAGGTTAATCTTGTGGATCATTATGAAAAGAAGCTTGAAGACATAGAGGAGAATGTGAGAATGGAGCAATCAGAGGTTTCATTAGCAGGAGAAGTATGTCGTTAACtctatctttctctctttccctcccACCCCATCTCCCCTCTCTTCCTCATTCCAGaaaaattgttattttcatccattatagttttaattttatggtgTGATTCTTATATTTCAAGTCAAGTGTTACGTGCAGATCTTGGTTTATGTATGTATTGTGTTTTTGTCAAATGTATCTAATACAGTAGATTCATCAGtggtcaaacaaaaaaagtcatTTGGATATGACTAGGTGAAGCATATCATTAAAGCATATTTAGGCATACAACTATGATAAATTGGGCGACAGGATTTAGAAATCTATATTCTGTTTCTGTGGTTGACCTACTCCTAATCCACCCTTGACTCGGGGACTGCCGGTAGGGGGTAAGAAATTCTTGTGAAATTGTGATAAGTTCTGGCTCCAAGCTCCATGCGGTTACAATCTGTTACCTGCTTGTATTGTTCTGTCATGCTCTTACTGTACAACTTAGGATAATAAGATTCCCTTGTTTACCTGTTATAAAatgtcaaaaaataaaagcttcCACTATCTTTTCCAAATCATCCTCCCATCTAATAAGTCTTTCATCACTGTCACATTTTCATTGTGAATAAGTGGCAATAGGGGTGAACTCCATGTAAACTGGTCAGTTATCATGGTTCTGAGGGCACGTTATTAATTTGCATTCGTTTTTCTAATGTTTAAGGAAGTCCGATCTGCTTTTGTATCCTTCAAGTCTCGATATGGTGCCGCAGTTGCTCTCCACTTGCAACAATCAACCAATCCTACACACTGGGTCACAGAGCAAGCTCCAGAACCTCATGATGTTTACTGGCCCTTCTTTTCATCATCATTCCTCCGAAGATGGATATCTAAGCTGGTGGTTATACTTGCATGCATTCTCCTGACAGTCTTATTCCTCATTCCTGTTGTAGTTGTCCAAGGTCTTACTAACCTGAACCAGTTGGAAGTTTGGTTTCCCTTTCTCACCAGTGTTCTAACCATGTGAGTAAATATCataaacctctctc
This window encodes:
- the LOC18793469 gene encoding CSC1-like protein At1g69450, giving the protein MLVSALLTSLGINSGLCVLFFTLYSILRKQPSNYEVYMPKLLAEGESNTSSIFNIERLIPSPDWVKTAWQLTEDDLLSSSGLDAVVFMRLINFSLRVFLFAGVIGVFVLLPINCSGNQLEYVDFTDLSNNSLDVFTISNVNNGSSKLWIHFVAVYLVTIFVCCLLYYEYKYISQRRIDYFLSSKPQPHQFTILVRSIPVSAGSGVSEKVDSFFREYHPSTYLSHIVVRRTNKLQSLINDAKKLYTRLIHLQSDPNQQKYKRSSCFGLFGRKVNLVDHYEKKLEDIEENVRMEQSEVSLAGEEVRSAFVSFKSRYGAAVALHLQQSTNPTHWVTEQAPEPHDVYWPFFSSSFLRRWISKLVVILACILLTVLFLIPVVVVQGLTNLNQLEVWFPFLTSVLTITFVSQVITGYLPSLILLLFLKIVPPVMEFLSSIQGFISNSDIQKSACSKVLWFTIWNIFFATVFSGSVLYKVSLFLDPKNIPSRLAVAVPAQASFFIAYVVTSGWTSTSSELFRIFPLLWSLIKRPFTDSRDTELEVPGIPYHSHTPRILFFVLLGITYFFLAPLILPFLLVYLCLGYIIYRNQFINVYAPQYETAGKFWPIVHNSMIFSLVLMHAIAIGIFSLKKLSLATTLVFPLPVLTLLFNEYCRKRFLPNFVAYPAESLIRKDRQDENDPTMPEFLDELISLYQDPALMPIHYSGNSDRLNSPLLSSVHQAEV